A segment of the Halovivax limisalsi genome:
GGGCACCTCGTAGGGATCGTCGGGGACGTCCTCGCGAATGGCCCGGTAGAGGCGCTTTGGTTCGAGGACGATCACGGGGTCGGGGTCGCGAATCGCCGCGGTGAGCAGCCCCTTCGCGTCGGCGGGCGTACTCGGCGTGACGACCTTCAGGCCGGGTTCGTGGACCAGCGCGGCCTCGCGGGACTCGGAGTGGTGCTCCGGCGCGGCGATGCCGCCGCCGTAGGGCATGCGCACGACCATCGGCACCGTGTACTGACCGTGGGTCCGGCTGCGCATCCGGGCCGCGTGGCTGACGAGCTGGTCGTAGGCGGGCGAGGCGAAGCCCATGAACTGCATCTCCGCGACGGGGCGCATGCCCGACATCGCGAGACCGATCGCCGAGCCGACGATCGCCGACTCCGCGAGCGGCGTGTCGATCACGCGATCGGGGCCGAACTCGTCCTGTAAGTGTTCCGTGGCGCGGAAGACGCCGCCGTTGGTCCCCACGTCCTCGCCGAGGACGACGACGCGGTCGTCGCGAGCGAGTTCGTCCGAAAGCCCCTCGCGCACCGCTTCGACGAGGGAGAGCGACTCGGTCGGCCCGTCGTAGTCGGTCGGATCGACGACGCCGGTCGCCGCCGCTGCGGGCGAACCGTCGTCGGTCGCCTCGTCGCCGGCGGTGGCCTCGTCGCCGACGTCGCTCGTCGTGCTCATTCACCCACCTCCGCGAAGGCCTCGTCGCCGTGGCGCTCGCGCAGGGCCTCGAGGTCGGCCAGCTGTTCGCGCAGGCGCTCGGTCGGTTCCTCGTAGACGTGTTCGACGATCCGCGTCGGATCCGTCTCCGTCGCCTCGGCGCGCTCGACGGCCGTCTCCAGGCACGCCTCGACGCCTTCGCTGATCGCCGCCTCGCGCTCCTCGTCGAGGATGTCCTCGTGATAGAGGTAGCGCTCCAGGCGCTCGAGCGGATCGCGATCGGCCCAGTCCTCGCCGTCGTCCTCGTCGCGGTAGGCGGAGGGGTCGTCGGCGGTCGAGTGCGGCCCGAGACGGTACTGGCAGGATTCGATGAGCGTGGGCCGGCGCTCGCCCTGGGCGGGGTGTTTGGCCTTCTGCAGCGCCGCCCGCGTGACGGCGTAGACCGCGAGCGGGTCGGTGCCGTCGACGCGAACCCCCTCGACGTCGTAGGCGGCGGCCTTCTCGGCGACCGTCTCCGTGGCGGTCTGGTCCTCGAACGGCATGGAGATGGCCCACTGGTTGTTGTTACAGACGAAGACCGCGGGGACGTCGAAGACCGAGGCGAAGTTCAGCCCCTCGTG
Coding sequences within it:
- the pdhA gene encoding pyruvate dehydrogenase (acetyl-transferring) E1 component subunit alpha, whose amino-acid sequence is MSIYDDPQPTTYPEPTSPPDDVVQILSTDGTLLPGAERPDLTDEELLEMYEALVLARRFDERATGLQRQGRISTYAPMHGQEGSQVATSFALDEADWLVPTYRDHAAKHGHGRSYEALLSHLAGYREGYAVPDDVNVLPEYIPIGTQVPQAMGLAWGFSMQGEHERAVCCHFGDGATSTGDFHEGLNFASVFDVPAVFVCNNNQWAISMPFEDQTATETVAEKAAAYDVEGVRVDGTDPLAVYAVTRAALQKAKHPAQGERRPTLIESCQYRLGPHSTADDPSAYRDEDDGEDWADRDPLERLERYLYHEDILDEEREAAISEGVEACLETAVERAEATETDPTRIVEHVYEEPTERLREQLADLEALRERHGDEAFAEVGE
- a CDS encoding alpha-ketoacid dehydrogenase subunit beta; its protein translation is MSTTSDVGDEATAGDEATDDGSPAAAATGVVDPTDYDGPTESLSLVEAVREGLSDELARDDRVVVLGEDVGTNGGVFRATEHLQDEFGPDRVIDTPLAESAIVGSAIGLAMSGMRPVAEMQFMGFASPAYDQLVSHAARMRSRTHGQYTVPMVVRMPYGGGIAAPEHHSESREAALVHEPGLKVVTPSTPADAKGLLTAAIRDPDPVIVLEPKRLYRAIREDVPDDPYEVPIGEASVRREGADVSLFTWGASTQPALAVAEDLAAENGIDVEVVDLRSLSPLDLETIADSVRKTGRAVVVHEAPKSAGVGAEVVATINEEALYHLKAPVTRVTGFDAPVPLHTLEDFYLPQALRIREGVLETVEA